In the genome of Vicinamibacteria bacterium, the window GCCCGGGTGATCAGAAACGCAAAGAGGTAGGGAATTCCGATAGTTGCGAACAACACGCTGGCTCCGAGCAAAATCAGCAGAACCCGCCTCCACCTCCTGCGATTAGCCAAGATGCTCGGCCCTCCGCGGCTCCTCCACGAGCATCAGCAGCGCGAATGCAAGAAAGCTGAACCCGGCCGTAAACCAGCAAACTTGGGTAAAGCCGCTCGACTCGTAGAGGCTCGCTCCGAGCGCGGCGGCAGCCGCCATTCCGCACTGTGACAGTGTGTTTCGAAACGCAACGTAGGAGCCCCGCTCCTCCCTGGCGACCAACTCGGTGACGAGCGACTGAAGGGGTGCGATGCGGGCGGCTGCGGAGAGTCCCACGAGGCCGAGCAATACGTAGAGAGTGTACCCGGCTGCGTAGGGCACGAGGACGACCGCGAGCCCGAGAACGACGCTTCCAGTCAAAGCCACGCGAAGCTTGCCGATCCGATCCGAGATTCTCCCCGCGAGGAAGGCGCCCACGAGACTCGCAAGCCCGCACAGAAGGAAGACGAGCCCGATCTCGGTCAGCGAAAGAGAGAACCGCTCACGGAGATAGGCTCCCAGAAAGAGCAAGAAGCCGGCGAGACCACCGGTAACGAAGAAAGCCGACAGCGCCCCCGCGGCCGTTGAGCGCGCCGTCAGAAAAGCCCAGTAGCGGGGCCAGCGTTTGGCACTTGGAGAAGCCGACACCGGCCCTTCTCGAAACCAGACTTGAATGAACCAGGCACAAAGGACACCGGCCGAGGCAAACGCAGCATAATTCGTTCGCCATCCCAAACGGTCGGCGGCCCAGGACCCGAGGGGCACGCCCAGGATCGGCGCGGCAAAATATGCCGCCGCAACCCAGCTCATGATCCGGCCGCGACGCTCGTAAGGCACGAGGTCTGCGATGCCGGCGACGACCAAGGCGGAAATGACTCCGGCGCACGCCCCGGTGAGGATGCGAGCTACCGCGAAAACCACGAAAGTATCGGCGAATACGACCAGACCACTGGCGAGTGCGAAGCCGGCACCGGCGAGTACGAGGAAACGTTTGCGGCCTGACGCGTCGGAGAAGGGACCAACGAGCAGGGCGGCTAGCGCCGCCGCGAGGGCGTATCCGCTCACCGTCCTGCCGACCGCCGCCTCTCCCGTCCCGAAACTCGAAGCGATCTCCGGGAGAATGGGAGCGATGAGCTGATTGTCTACCAGCCCGAGAGTCAGGAGGCTCACGAGAGCGCTGACCAGCCGCGCTTCCCCGGATGTCGCCTCGGCTTTGCCCAGCGTTTGCGCAGAATTTCCACTCAAGCGGTGCCCCCGGAGACTGATTGACGAAGCCAGAACAGCAAGAGGGTCCTCACCATCGAGCCGGTCCCACCTATCACAAACTCGCGAGACGTCGCTCGATTTCGAGCCTTTCCATCTCTTTGCCGGCAGGCAGGAGGCCGAGCGCTTTTTCGAGGGGATCTCGTGCCTCTCGCCGCCACCCGCGCCGGACGTAGAGCTCGGCGATCCAGCTGAGGTATTGCCATCGGTTCTCCTCGTCGGTGACCATCAAGCGATCGCAGGCGGCGAGGCCCGCTTCCTCGTCGAGCCGATACGACAGGACGAGCTCCGCCACTTCCCGGTTGTAGGGAATTTCGTCCGGAGCCAGGGCGCAGGCTCGATTCAAGAGCTCGAAGGCCGCTTCGATCTGTCCCTCCCTGAGCTTCAATCGGCCCGCCTCGAAGAAAGCCTCGTGAAACGTCGGCTCGAGT includes:
- a CDS encoding MFS transporter, whose protein sequence is MSGNSAQTLGKAEATSGEARLVSALVSLLTLGLVDNQLIAPILPEIASSFGTGEAAVGRTVSGYALAAALAALLVGPFSDASGRKRFLVLAGAGFALASGLVVFADTFVVFAVARILTGACAGVISALVVAGIADLVPYERRGRIMSWVAAAYFAAPILGVPLGSWAADRLGWRTNYAAFASAGVLCAWFIQVWFREGPVSASPSAKRWPRYWAFLTARSTAAGALSAFFVTGGLAGFLLFLGAYLRERFSLSLTEIGLVFLLCGLASLVGAFLAGRISDRIGKLRVALTGSVVLGLAVVLVPYAAGYTLYVLLGLVGLSAAARIAPLQSLVTELVAREERGSYVAFRNTLSQCGMAAAAALGASLYESSGFTQVCWFTAGFSFLAFALLMLVEEPRRAEHLG